From one Anabas testudineus chromosome 21, fAnaTes1.2, whole genome shotgun sequence genomic stretch:
- the zgc:162780 gene encoding class I SAM-dependent methyltransferase, protein MAHRMFESKEQAASYWKYRVAPSEELIQRVLGFLEKRRGRPFQLALDVGCGSGQGTLLLAKHFASVVGTDISPAQLEVALQHAREPNITYRQCEAEKLPFADSSVDLVTVMSAFHWFDRPRFLQEALRVLKPHGCLALLNYTIDMELSYPGCCQQTLNQVCKEFYAALYPYRNPCLGTTSFKFYQEAYKSIPCPDKEWQECVWVRKPMPLSSFIGFVESFSHYQKLLRDDPQTATSLSQDFCQKLLSTMRVTSAETEVEVAVKYYYLLACKPLEA, encoded by the exons ATGGCCCACCGTATGTTTGAAAGCAAGGAGCAAGCTGCGTCCTACTGGAAGTACAGGGTCGCCCCATCAGAGGAGCTCATACAGCGTGTGCTGGGATTCCTCGAAAAACGG AGAGGCCGTCCCTTCCAACTGGCGCTGGATGTCGGCTGTGGCTCCGGACAGGGAACACTGCTGCTCGCCAAGCACTTTGCGTCTGTGGTGGGGACGGACATCAGTCCTGCTCAGCTGGAAGTGGCTCTGCAGCATGCCAGAGAGCCCAACATCACGTACAg ACAATGCGAGGCTGAGAAGCTGCCGTTTGCTGACAGCTCAGTGGACCTGGTGACGGTCATGTCTGCCTTCCACTGGTTTGACAGGCCGCGCTTTCTCCAAGAGGCCCTTCGAGTCCTGAAGCCCCATGGCTGCTTAGCTCTGCTCAACTACACCATTGACATGGAGCTGAGCTACCCCGGCTGCTGCCAGCAAACACTAAACCAAGTCTGCAAAGAG TTTTATGCAGCCTTGTATCCTTACCGGAACCCGTGCCTTGGTACAACCTCATTTAAGTTTTACCAGGAGGCATATAAGTCAATCCCTTGCCCCGACAAGGAGTG gcaagagtgtgtgtgggtgagaaaGCCCATGCCTCTGTCCAGCTTCATAGGATTTGTGGAGTCTTTTTCTCATTATCAGAAACTGTTGAGAGACGACCCGCAGACCGCCACCAGTCTCTCCCAGGACTTCTGTCAAAA GTTGTTGTCCACAATGCGAGTGAcctcagcagagacagaggtggaggtggcTGTCAAGTATTACTACCTGCTGGCCTGCAAACCACTGGAGGCTTGA
- the zgc:162396 gene encoding class I SAM-dependent methyltransferase, whose protein sequence is MAYRLFEGKEHASVYQKYRFTPPEELTHIILQYLDEKKGQPHELAVDVGCGTGQNSRVFAAHFKEVVGVDVSECQLEEARSVPGYPNITYRRSTAEELPFADGSVDLLTAASAAHWFDQSRFLTEAHRVLKSRGCIALLGFSDSDTKLCYQNCGEKLNRIYDEVKKALSPYTSNPVVASEAKLEALYSAIPYPDKERIEGIQAKFFIPLRNVLGVIETWSMFQAYKRKDPQAAQDLMFNTQKRFLEAMGVTSPDTEIEYSMEYFCVLASKPHSSTV, encoded by the exons ATGGCATATCGGCTGTTTGAGGGGAAGGAGCACGCCTCCGTGTACCAGAAGTACCGCTTTACACCTCCAGAAGAGCTCACGCACATTATTCTGCAGTACCTTGATGAAAAG AAGGGACAGCCACATGAGCTGGCAGTGGATGTGGGCTGTGGGACGGGGCAGAATTCCCGAGTGTTTGCAGCCCACTTCAAAGAGGTGGTGGGTGTTGACGTTAGCGAGTGTCAGCTGGAGGAGGCCAGGTCCGTGCCAGGGTACCCCAACATCACATACAG GAGGTCGACAGCAGAGGAGCTCCCGTTTGCAGACGGCTCTGTGGACTTGCTGACAGCAGCGTCAGCAGCCCACTGGTTTGACCAGTCGAGGTTCCTGACTGAAGCACACAGGGTTTTGAAATCCCGCGGCTGCATAGCTCTGCTGGGGTTCAGTGATTCTGACACTAAACTTTGCTACCAGAACTGTGGAGAAAAACTCAACCGCATCTATGACGAG GTGAAGAAGGCGCTGAGTCCATACACAAGCAACCCAGTAGTTGCATCTGAAGCCAAGCTGGAGGCACTCTACTCTGCCATCCCTTATCCAGATAAAGAGAG GATTGAAGGTATTCAAGCAAAGTTTTTCATCCCACTGAGGAACGTCCTTGGGGTAATTGAGACCTGGTCCATGTTCCAAGCTTACAAGAGAAAAGACCCCCAGGCTGCGCAGGACCTGATGTTCAACACTCAGAAGAG GTTCCTAGAGGCGATGGGCGTCACGTCCCCTGACACTGAGATAGAGTACTCAATGGAATACTTCTGTGTTTTGGCTTCAAAACCTCATTCATCAACAGTGTAG